A single genomic interval of Lacrimispora sphenoides JCM 1415 harbors:
- a CDS encoding MATE family efflux transporter yields MKKTNLLEEPVKKLFLRYLMPSISATLVTSLYILADTLMIGRGVGAIGIAALNLLLPLYSLFFGTGMLFGVGGGVLLSISKGKGDEHGAREYFTAALCLAAAAGVVYVAAGQLLFDPVTKFLGRNETMDLYVREYGRILVWGAPVFLLSSFLQAFVRNDRAPKMAMIAVISGGVTNVILDYVFIFPMKMGMAGAAAATVIGSCLTLGILLTHLFSKGSSLRIVLGFKWRKAGEIVVNGLSSFLLETCSGIVMFLFNRQLLAYVGDLGVVVYGIISNSALIVASINNGISQASQPILAMNYGAGKMERLKETRRMGELAVCVAGALFVGVGMLFPVMVTEAFVKPADEILAMSVPAVRIYFLSFLPMGFNILFSTWFQSVLRPGKALFICLMRGLVLSSVLVFHLPMAFGVNGIWSVMPAAEFLTLGICLVLLKEKRPVLSENS; encoded by the coding sequence ATGAAAAAGACAAATTTACTGGAAGAACCGGTGAAGAAGTTATTTTTAAGGTATCTGATGCCATCCATCAGTGCCACTCTGGTTACTTCTCTATATATATTGGCGGACACTCTGATGATCGGACGGGGAGTAGGAGCCATCGGCATTGCTGCCTTAAACCTTCTTCTGCCCTTATATAGTCTGTTTTTCGGAACCGGCATGCTGTTTGGCGTAGGCGGAGGCGTGCTTTTGTCTATTTCCAAGGGAAAAGGAGATGAGCATGGGGCCAGGGAATATTTTACGGCTGCACTCTGCTTGGCGGCAGCTGCCGGTGTGGTCTATGTGGCGGCTGGGCAACTGCTGTTTGATCCTGTGACAAAGTTTCTGGGGAGAAACGAAACCATGGACCTTTATGTCAGGGAATACGGAAGGATACTGGTATGGGGGGCGCCCGTATTCCTTCTTTCTTCTTTCCTGCAGGCCTTTGTCAGAAATGACAGAGCTCCTAAAATGGCCATGATTGCCGTGATCTCCGGCGGTGTCACCAATGTGATCCTGGATTATGTTTTCATCTTTCCTATGAAGATGGGAATGGCAGGAGCGGCGGCTGCCACTGTGATCGGCTCCTGCCTGACCCTTGGCATCCTGCTTACCCATTTATTTTCCAAGGGAAGTTCCTTAAGAATTGTCCTTGGCTTCAAATGGAGAAAAGCAGGGGAAATCGTGGTAAACGGCCTTTCCAGCTTCTTATTAGAAACATGCAGCGGAATCGTCATGTTTTTATTTAACCGCCAGCTTTTGGCTTACGTTGGTGATCTTGGAGTGGTGGTGTACGGCATCATATCCAACAGTGCTTTGATCGTTGCTTCTATTAATAATGGTATCTCACAGGCCTCCCAACCCATTCTGGCCATGAATTACGGGGCAGGAAAAATGGAGAGGTTAAAGGAAACACGCCGAATGGGAGAACTGGCCGTATGCGTTGCCGGAGCGCTGTTTGTGGGAGTGGGTATGCTTTTCCCGGTTATGGTAACAGAAGCCTTTGTAAAGCCTGCAGATGAGATTTTAGCCATGTCGGTTCCCGCTGTCAGGATTTACTTCCTGTCATTTCTTCCCATGGGATTTAATATTTTGTTCAGCACCTGGTTCCAGTCGGTATTAAGGCCGGGAAAGGCCTTGTTCATCTGCCTGATGCGGGGACTTGTCTTAAGCAGCGTTCTTGTATTTCATCTTCCAATGGCATTTGGGGTAAACGGGATCTGGTCCGTCATGCCGGCGGCAGAATTTTTGACGCTGGGGATCTGCCTGGTATTGCTGAAAGAAAAAAGACCTGTTTTGTCTGAAAATTCTTAA
- the ppdK gene encoding pyruvate, phosphate dikinase: protein MARKWVYLFTEGNTSMKNLLGGKGANLAEMTNLGLPVPQGFTITTEACTQYYDDGEKINDEIMDQIMEHITKMEEITGKKFGDKENPLLVSVRSGARASMPGMMDTILNLGLNEEVVEVLAAKSGNPRWAWDCYRRFIQMFSDVVMEVGKKFFEELIDKMKEEKGITEDVDLTAEDLKELARQFKAEYKEKIGADFPADPKLQLMEAIKAVFRSWNNPRANVYRRDNDIPYSWGTAVNVQMMAFGNMGETSGTGVAFTRDPATGERHLMGEFLMNAQGEDVVAGIRTPQKIDQLKEVMPEAYEQFVGICNKLEDHYRDMQDMEFTIEDRTLYMLQTRNGKRTAKAALKIACDLVDEGMITEEKAVKMIDPRNLDTLLHPQFDTDALKKTEPIGKALAASPGAACGKIVFTADDAKAWHERGEKVVLVRLETSPEDIEGMKAAQGILTVRGGMTSHAAVVARGMGTCCVSGCSEIIMDEENKKFVLSGKEYHEGDFLSLDGSTGKIYDGIIPTVDAAIIGEFGRIMAWADKYRRLKVRTNADTPADARKARELGAEGIGLCRTEHMFFEGDRIDAFREMICSDTVEEREAALEKILPVQQDDFEKLYEALEGNPVTIRFLDPPLHEFVPTEEDDIKKLADTQGKTVAQIKSIIDSLHEFNPMMGHRGCRLTVTYPEIAKMQTKAVIRAAINVQKAHSDWNVCPEIMIPLICDEKELKFVKKIVVETADAEIAAAGSNLKYEVGTMIEIPRACLTADDIAKEAEFFCFGTNDLTQMTYGFSRDDAGKFLNAYYDTKIFENDPFAKLDQTGVGKLMETAIKLGKGVRPEMHVGICGEHGGDPSSVEFCHKIGLDYVSCSPFRVPIAKLAAAQAALNN from the coding sequence ATGGCAAGAAAATGGGTTTATTTGTTTACCGAAGGTAATACAAGCATGAAAAACCTGTTAGGAGGAAAAGGCGCCAACTTGGCAGAGATGACAAACTTAGGCCTTCCGGTTCCCCAGGGATTTACCATAACAACAGAGGCTTGTACTCAGTATTATGATGACGGCGAGAAGATTAACGATGAGATCATGGACCAGATCATGGAACACATCACTAAGATGGAAGAGATCACCGGAAAGAAGTTCGGCGATAAGGAAAATCCTCTTCTGGTTTCTGTTCGTTCCGGTGCAAGAGCATCCATGCCAGGTATGATGGACACCATCTTAAACCTTGGTTTGAATGAAGAAGTAGTGGAAGTTCTGGCAGCAAAATCCGGTAATCCCCGTTGGGCATGGGATTGTTACCGCAGATTTATCCAGATGTTCTCCGACGTCGTTATGGAAGTGGGCAAAAAGTTCTTTGAAGAGCTCATCGATAAGATGAAGGAAGAAAAAGGAATCACAGAGGACGTAGATTTAACAGCTGAGGATTTAAAGGAACTTGCAAGACAGTTCAAGGCTGAGTATAAGGAAAAAATCGGTGCTGATTTCCCGGCAGATCCAAAGCTACAGCTGATGGAAGCGATCAAGGCTGTTTTCCGTTCCTGGAACAACCCGAGAGCAAACGTTTACCGCCGCGACAACGATATCCCATATTCCTGGGGTACTGCTGTTAACGTTCAGATGATGGCGTTCGGAAACATGGGCGAGACCTCCGGTACCGGTGTTGCATTTACCCGTGACCCAGCAACCGGTGAACGGCACCTTATGGGTGAGTTCTTAATGAACGCACAGGGTGAGGACGTAGTTGCCGGTATCCGTACACCGCAGAAGATTGACCAGTTGAAGGAAGTTATGCCGGAAGCCTATGAGCAGTTCGTTGGAATCTGCAATAAGCTGGAAGATCACTACAGAGATATGCAGGATATGGAATTTACCATTGAAGATAGAACCCTTTACATGCTTCAGACCCGTAACGGCAAGAGAACAGCTAAGGCAGCTTTAAAGATTGCTTGTGATCTGGTTGATGAAGGCATGATTACAGAGGAAAAGGCAGTTAAGATGATCGATCCAAGAAACTTGGATACCTTACTCCATCCTCAGTTTGATACAGATGCATTAAAGAAGACAGAACCGATCGGAAAGGCTCTGGCAGCATCTCCGGGAGCTGCATGCGGTAAGATCGTATTTACAGCTGACGATGCAAAAGCATGGCATGAAAGAGGCGAGAAGGTTGTTCTGGTTCGTCTTGAGACCTCTCCGGAAGATATTGAAGGAATGAAGGCCGCTCAGGGTATCTTAACCGTACGCGGTGGTATGACTTCTCATGCAGCAGTTGTAGCACGTGGAATGGGTACATGCTGTGTATCCGGCTGTTCCGAAATCATTATGGATGAAGAGAACAAGAAATTCGTCCTGTCAGGCAAGGAATATCATGAAGGAGACTTCTTATCCCTTGATGGATCTACCGGAAAGATCTATGACGGAATCATTCCTACAGTAGATGCAGCCATTATCGGTGAATTCGGAAGAATCATGGCATGGGCAGACAAGTACAGAAGGCTGAAAGTAAGAACCAATGCTGATACACCAGCTGATGCAAGAAAAGCAAGAGAACTGGGCGCAGAAGGAATCGGCCTTTGCCGTACCGAGCATATGTTCTTTGAAGGAGACAGAATCGACGCATTCCGCGAGATGATCTGCTCCGATACCGTTGAGGAAAGAGAAGCAGCTCTTGAAAAGATCCTTCCTGTACAGCAGGATGACTTTGAAAAGCTTTACGAAGCATTGGAAGGCAATCCTGTTACCATCCGTTTCTTAGATCCACCTCTGCATGAGTTCGTTCCAACAGAGGAAGATGACATTAAGAAACTGGCTGATACCCAGGGCAAGACTGTTGCTCAGATCAAGAGCATCATCGATTCCTTACACGAGTTCAACCCAATGATGGGACATCGTGGATGCCGTCTGACCGTTACCTATCCTGAGATCGCAAAAATGCAGACAAAGGCAGTGATCCGTGCAGCCATCAACGTTCAGAAGGCACATTCTGACTGGAACGTTTGCCCGGAAATCATGATTCCGCTGATCTGTGATGAGAAGGAATTAAAGTTTGTTAAGAAGATCGTAGTTGAAACTGCTGACGCAGAGATCGCCGCAGCAGGAAGCAACTTAAAATATGAAGTAGGTACCATGATCGAGATCCCAAGAGCATGCCTGACCGCTGATGACATTGCCAAAGAGGCTGAATTCTTCTGCTTCGGAACCAATGACTTAACTCAGATGACCTATGGCTTCTCCCGTGACGATGCAGGCAAGTTCTTAAATGCTTACTATGACACCAAGATCTTCGAGAATGACCCATTTGCAAAACTGGATCAGACCGGTGTAGGCAAGCTTATGGAAACAGCAATCAAGTTAGGCAAGGGCGTTCGTCCGGAGATGCATGTTGGTATCTGCGGCGAGCACGGCGGAGATCCTTCTTCCGTAGAGTTCTGCCATAAGATTGGTCTGGATTATGTATCCTGTTCTCCATTCCGTGTGCCGATTGCTAAACTGGCAGCAGCACAGGCAGCACTTAACAATTAA